TCATGGGTGCGGGTATCAGCGCCCTGGAAAAACTTTTGTGGCGGCCAAATGCTTCCCAGGGTTACCTGTTAGTTACGGGCGGGGTGGTAGTCGTCGGCATCGTCGGCGCCAGCTGGGCCATCACCTGGGGCTTGCTGGCAGCAGCCGGACGGATTAATTACTGGGTGGAGGTATTGCTGGCCGCGTGGCTGCTGGCTACAACCATAGCTCCCCGTGGCCTGGCGACAGCGGCCGCGGGAGTTGCCCGCTCCCTGGCGGCAGGCGACCTGCTGCAGGCCCGCCGGCAGGTGGGCTACATTGTCGGCCGGGATACGGCCGGCCTCTCGGCAGGCGAAGTGGTCCGGGCGACGGTGGAAACCGTAGCCGAGAATACCAGCGACGGCGTTATCGCTCCCCTGTTCTATTTTTTCCTGGGCGGTGTGCCCCTGGCCATGGCCTACCGCGCCGTCAACACCCTGGATTCCATGCTGGGTTATAAAAACGACCGCTACCTTTTTTTCGGCCGGGCGGCGGCCCGGCTGGACGATGTGGCCAATTATCTTCCCGCCAGGCTAACGGGGATAGCCTTATGTGTGGCGGCCGCCCTGCTGGGTTATGGCCGGCGGGCCTGGACGATTATGCGGCGCGATGCCCGCCGGCACCCCAGCCCCAACAGCGGTTTTCCGGAGGCAGCGGTAGCCGGTGCCCTGGGGGTGCAGTTGGGCGGCCTCAACTACTACCAGGGGCGACCATCCCGGCGCCCCCTGATCGGCGAGGCCCGACAGGCGTTAAGGAAGGAGCATATCTCGCAGGCTGTCTGCCTCATGGCGGCGACCACGCTATTAGTATCCCTGGTCGGCGGGTTAATCCTGGGCCTTAAGGGGAACTGGTACTAAAAAGGAGCACCTGTATGAGCCACAAGCGGATTGTTATTGCCGGCACCCGCAGCGGGGTGGGCAAAACGAGCATCGCCACCGGTTTAATGGCCGCCCTGGCGGCCAGGGGCTTGAAAGTCCAGGGCTTTAAAGTCGGGCCTGACTACATCGATCCCGGCTACCATACCCTGGCCACCGGCAGGCCCTCCCGCAACCTGGACACCTTTTTAATGTCTCCGGCAAACGTCCTGGAGGCTTTTTCCCGGGCTGCCGCCGGGGCTGAGATAGCCATTATCGAAGGTGTCATGGGCCTCTATGACGGCCACAGGAGCAACGGCAGCGGCAGTACGGCGGCCGTCGCCCGCCTGCTGGCCGCCCCGGTCCTCCTGGTCGTGGACGCTACCTCCCTGGGCCAGAGTGCAGCCGCCGAAATCCTGGGTTACCGGGACTTTGATCCCGGGGTGCACCTGGTCGGGGTGATCCTCAACCGGGTCAGCAGCGAAAGCCACCTGCAGCTGCTCTGCCGGGCCATTGAAGAATATACCGGTATAAGGGTGGTGGGCTGGCTCAAAAGGGGAGCTTTACCGGCCCTGCCTTCCCGGCACCTGGGGCTGATCCCGGCTGGAGAGCAAAAGGGATTAAAAGGGGTTCTGCAGGAGCTGGCTGCTGCCGTGGCGGCCGGCATCAACCTGGAAGAGGTTGTTTCCCTGGCCGCAAAGGCCGGGCCCGCACCGGTCGGGGCGAGCCGGAGCTTTGCCGCGGCAGCCCTGCAGGCCGGCGGGCCGGTGCCGGTGGCCGTCGCCAGGGATGAGGCCTTCACCTTTTACTACCAGGATGCTCTGGATTATTTAACAGCCCTGGGAGCCGAGCTGATACCCTTCAGTCCCTTACACGATACCGCGCTGCCGGGGGAAGCCGCCGGGGTGATTATCGGCGGCGGTTTCCCGGAAATCTTCCTGGACCACCTGGCAGGCAACCAGCCTATGCTTACCGACCTGCGCCGGCGGGTAGCTGAAGGTATGCCGGTTTATGCTGAGTGCGGCGGCCTCATGTACTTGACCCGGGGGATAACCGACCTGGAGGGCCGCACCTGGAAGCTGGCCGGGATAGTGCCGGCGGACTGCCGGATGCAGGCCAAACTGGCCGGCCTGGGCTACCGGGAAGCCGTTTTATACCAGGATAACCTCCTGGGCAAGAAAGGCGATCCGGTCCGGGGACACGAGTTCCACTATTCGCTGCTGACCGGTATGGCCGCAGACTTCCCGCCTGCTTATACCTGGTACGCCCGGGGGAACCTGTACTACGAAGGTTACGCCACTCGTGGGCTGCTGGCTTCTTACCTGCATTTACATTTCCTGGGCAACCAGCAGGCCGCAGCCAATTTCCTGGCGGCATGCAGGAGATTTTTTAAAACCTACCGGAGGAGGAATGCTTCGTGCAATTATTAAACCAGACTCTGGCCGCCATCAAACCCCTGGATGAGGAGGCCATGGCCAGGGCCCAGGCCCACCTCGACGACCTCACCAAGCCGCCGGGAAGCCTGGGGACCCTGGAGGCAATTGCCCGGCAGCTGGCCGGGATTAAAGGAGAAGTGCCGCGGCGGTTATCCCGCAAGACCCATATCCTCATGGCCGGGGACCATGGGGTGGTAGCTGAGGGAGTCAGTGCTTTTCCCCAGGAAGTTACACCCCAGATGGTAATGAACTTTGTTAATGGCGGAGCGGCAATCAACGTTCTGGCCCGCCATGCCGGGGCGGAACTGGTTCTGGTGGATGTCGGGGTGGCTGCCGAACTGCCGGACCTCCCGGGTTTACTGAAAAGAAAAGTAGCCCCCGGTACGGCCAACCTGGCCCGGGGCCCGGCCATGACCAGGGAGCAGGCCATTGCCGCCCTGGAAGTCGGTATCGAGGTTGCCAATGAGAAAATTGCCGCCGGCAGCGATCTGCTGGGCATTGGTGAGATGGGCATCGGCAACACCACCCCCAGCACGGCCATCCTGGCCGCCTTCAGCGGCCTGCCGCTAGACAAAATTACCGGCCGGGGGACGGGGGTTGATGATCAACGCCTGCAGCTAAAAATTAATGCCATTCGCCGGGGGCTGGAAGTAAATCGCCCCAATCCCGAAGATCCCCTGGATGTCCTGGCCAAGGTAGGGGGATTGGAGATTGCCGGCATGGCCGGGGTTATCCTGGCCGGGGCAGCCGGCCGGGTACCGGTGCTTATCGACGGCTTTATTTCCGGAGCGGCAGCCTTGGTGGCCGCCCGCCTGGCACCGGGGGCCAAAGCATACATCCTGGCCTCCCATCTTTCCGAAGAACCCGGGCATGCAGCCGCCCTGGAACTGCTGGGCCTTAAGCCCATGCTCACCATGCAGATGCGCCTGGGCGAGGGTACCGGGGCCGCCCTGGGAATGACCCTGGTCGAGGCAGCCATTAAGATCTACCACGAGATGGCTACCTTCAGCCAGGCCGGCGTTTCAGGGGCGCTTGACAGTTGAAAGGCCAGCTCAATGCCTTCCTTGCCGCCCTCCAGTTTTTGACACGTATCCGTTTAAGCAGCGGGGATAATCCTCCGGAAGCCTGGCAAAGGAGCGTCGCCTATTTTCCCCTGGTAGGGCTGCTTTTAGGGTTAATCCTTGCCGGTGCCTGGCAGGCATTGAGCTACCTGGTCCCTGCTTCCGCCCGGGCCGGCCTGGTTCTGGCCCTGGCGGTTTTCTTAAGCGGCGGCCTGCACCTGGACGGCTTTATCGACAGCATGGACGGCCTTTTTTCCGGCCGGGAGCGGGAACGCATCCTGGCCATCATGAAAGACAGCCATGTGGGTGCCCACGGCGTAACGGCAGTAGTCACCCTGCTGGTATTAAAATACAGCCTTTTGGCGGCCCTGCCGCCCGGGCACCTCTGGCTGGCCGGGCTGCCGCTACCGCCGTCGCTGGTGTTGATGCCTGTCTTGAGCCGCTGGGCCATGGTACCGGCCCTGACCTGTTTCCCTTATGCCCGCAAGGAAGGGCTGGGCACCCTTTTCCAGGCCGGCCGGGGCCGCCGCAGCCTGGTTACAGCCACCCTGATAACTGCCCTGCTGGGCTGGTTGATAATG
This Moorella sp. E308F DNA region includes the following protein-coding sequences:
- the cbiB gene encoding adenosylcobinamide-phosphate synthase CbiB encodes the protein MTALEPSVLLLVLALLLDLAVGDPPWLLHPTQVMGAGISALEKLLWRPNASQGYLLVTGGVVVVGIVGASWAITWGLLAAAGRINYWVEVLLAAWLLATTIAPRGLATAAAGVARSLAAGDLLQARRQVGYIVGRDTAGLSAGEVVRATVETVAENTSDGVIAPLFYFFLGGVPLAMAYRAVNTLDSMLGYKNDRYLFFGRAAARLDDVANYLPARLTGIALCVAAALLGYGRRAWTIMRRDARRHPSPNSGFPEAAVAGALGVQLGGLNYYQGRPSRRPLIGEARQALRKEHISQAVCLMAATTLLVSLVGGLILGLKGNWY
- a CDS encoding cobyrinate a,c-diamide synthase, translating into MSHKRIVIAGTRSGVGKTSIATGLMAALAARGLKVQGFKVGPDYIDPGYHTLATGRPSRNLDTFLMSPANVLEAFSRAAAGAEIAIIEGVMGLYDGHRSNGSGSTAAVARLLAAPVLLVVDATSLGQSAAAEILGYRDFDPGVHLVGVILNRVSSESHLQLLCRAIEEYTGIRVVGWLKRGALPALPSRHLGLIPAGEQKGLKGVLQELAAAVAAGINLEEVVSLAAKAGPAPVGASRSFAAAALQAGGPVPVAVARDEAFTFYYQDALDYLTALGAELIPFSPLHDTALPGEAAGVIIGGGFPEIFLDHLAGNQPMLTDLRRRVAEGMPVYAECGGLMYLTRGITDLEGRTWKLAGIVPADCRMQAKLAGLGYREAVLYQDNLLGKKGDPVRGHEFHYSLLTGMAADFPPAYTWYARGNLYYEGYATRGLLASYLHLHFLGNQQAAANFLAACRRFFKTYRRRNASCNY
- the cobT gene encoding nicotinate-nucleotide--dimethylbenzimidazole phosphoribosyltransferase, giving the protein MQLLNQTLAAIKPLDEEAMARAQAHLDDLTKPPGSLGTLEAIARQLAGIKGEVPRRLSRKTHILMAGDHGVVAEGVSAFPQEVTPQMVMNFVNGGAAINVLARHAGAELVLVDVGVAAELPDLPGLLKRKVAPGTANLARGPAMTREQAIAALEVGIEVANEKIAAGSDLLGIGEMGIGNTTPSTAILAAFSGLPLDKITGRGTGVDDQRLQLKINAIRRGLEVNRPNPEDPLDVLAKVGGLEIAGMAGVILAGAAGRVPVLIDGFISGAAALVAARLAPGAKAYILASHLSEEPGHAAALELLGLKPMLTMQMRLGEGTGAALGMTLVEAAIKIYHEMATFSQAGVSGALDS
- the cobS gene encoding adenosylcobinamide-GDP ribazoletransferase, producing MKGQLNAFLAALQFLTRIRLSSGDNPPEAWQRSVAYFPLVGLLLGLILAGAWQALSYLVPASARAGLVLALAVFLSGGLHLDGFIDSMDGLFSGRERERILAIMKDSHVGAHGVTAVVTLLVLKYSLLAALPPGHLWLAGLPLPPSLVLMPVLSRWAMVPALTCFPYARKEGLGTLFQAGRGRRSLVTATLITALLGWLIMGPAGLVYLLLVGLVSLGWCNWIRRLLGGLTGDTYGALAEITEVFILAAYFFRPW